The segment ATCAGCACCCGGGCCGAAAGCTCCTGCTGAAGCCCGTCCGCGAGCGCGGCGAATCGTTCAGGAGGCCATCGGTTGACGTGATGGCTGGCGCCGGGGTTCAGGGCGACGACCGGGGGCTGTTGGTTGACACGTGTCCCTAGAACGGATTCGGCAAAGGCCCGGTCATCGGGTCCTGGTGTCAGCTCGAGATCCAGGTCGGAGGCTTCGATGCCAAGCGGCGCCAGGGTGTCAAGGTAATTGACAACGGCATGAACGGTTTCGGAATTCGACTTATGGTATACTAACACCCGGCAGGGAAGAGCGGCGCTTGCCAGGAACCATGTCTTCAGGTTGCTCCTCTGAAAATTGACCACCAGATCGTAATGTTTGGCACGAACAGACCGCCAGAGTCGGATCAGCGAGCGGAAAGAACGGTGCCTCCCTTTTCTCTCGAAAACGATCGTTTCTGCAACACGGGGGTTATTCCGGAAGAGACCGGCAGTCGTCTCAGAACCGACCATCAGGGATATCCGGGCGGACGGGTATCTCTCCTTGAGAGCACGAACGACCGGCGTGAGCTGAACCAGATCGCCGATGGCGCCGGGCTTGTTGATCAGGATATTAC is part of the Nitrospirota bacterium genome and harbors:
- a CDS encoding glycosyltransferase family 9 protein; protein product: MKFRSREFSNILINKPGAIGDLVQLTPVVRALKERYPSARISLMVGSETTAGLFRNNPRVAETIVFERKGRHRSFRSLIRLWRSVRAKHYDLVVNFQRSNLKTWFLASAALPCRVLVYHKSNSETVHAVVNYLDTLAPLGIEASDLDLELTPGPDDRAFAESVLGTRVNQQPPVVALNPGASHHVNRWPPERFAALADGLQQELSARVLIIGGGGDVPLAEEIVSRCAAKPLMLAGKIDLLQLAAILERCDVLVSGDTGPLHLATAVGTRVVALFGAADPARTGPVGSGHIVLQPATVSCVPCRSRTCSNARHLECMEAISVADVFGAVIKVLEQR